The Streptomyces laurentii genome contains a region encoding:
- a CDS encoding ABC transporter, ATP binding component (ABC transporter signature motif;~ABC transporter, ATP binding component [Streptomyces albus J1074];~ABC-type sugar transport system, ATPase component [Carbohydrate transport andmetabolism]; COG1129;~ATP binding site [chemical binding];~D-loop;~H-loop/switch region;~Q-loop/lid;~This family represents domain II of the carbohydrate uptake proteins that transport only monosaccharides (Monos). The Carb_Monos family is involved in the uptake of monosaccharides, such as pentoses (such as xylose, arabinose, and ribose) and hexoses; cd03215;~This family represents the domain I of the carbohydrate uptake proteins that transport only monosaccharides (Monos). The Carb_Monos family is involved in the uptake of monosaccharides, such as pentoses (such as xylose, arabinose, and ribose) and hexoses...; cd03216;~Walker A/P-loop;~Walker B;~identified by MetaGeneAnnotator; putative), with protein MSNPDELLRIEGIRKTFPGVVALDSVDFDLRRGEVHVLLGENGAGKSTLIKMLSGAYRPDSGRITVGGQEVRIQGAQDSERLGIATIYQEFNLVPDLTVAENIFLGRQPRRFGLIDRKRMNTEAEALLARVGVDVDPRTLVRELGIARLQMVEIAKALSLDARVLIMDEPTAVLTTEEVEKLFRIVRKLREDGVGIVFITHHLEEIAALGDRVTVLRDGRSVDQVPANTPEAELVRLMVGRSIEQQYPRERAGAGQALLKVRGLTRAGTFHDVGFEVRAGEVVGLAGLVGAGRTEVVRAVFGADPYDSGTVEVQGRRLRPYDVNAAMDAGIGLVPEDRKGQGLVLDATVQENLGLVTLGRASRAGFVDRAGQRKAADRISKQLKVRMAGLHQHVGTLSGGNQQKVVIGKWLLADTKVLILDEPTRGIDVGAKVEIYQLINQLTASGHAVLMISSDLPEVLGMSDRVLVMSQGRIAGELAAQDATQDAVMALAVSAAATTNTAVKDVEGSRGH; from the coding sequence GTGAGCAACCCGGACGAGTTGCTTCGCATCGAAGGCATCCGCAAGACCTTTCCCGGCGTGGTGGCGCTCGACAGCGTCGACTTCGACCTGCGCCGCGGGGAGGTGCATGTGCTGCTCGGTGAGAACGGCGCGGGCAAGAGCACGCTCATCAAGATGCTCTCCGGCGCCTACCGCCCCGACTCCGGACGGATCACGGTCGGAGGCCAGGAGGTGCGCATCCAGGGTGCGCAGGACTCCGAGCGCCTCGGAATCGCCACGATCTACCAGGAGTTCAACCTCGTTCCCGACCTGACGGTCGCCGAGAACATCTTCCTGGGCCGCCAGCCGCGCCGCTTCGGTCTCATCGACCGCAAGCGGATGAACACCGAGGCCGAGGCGCTCCTCGCCCGGGTCGGTGTCGACGTCGACCCGCGCACCCTCGTCCGCGAACTGGGCATCGCCCGGCTGCAGATGGTCGAGATCGCCAAGGCGCTCAGCCTGGACGCGCGCGTGCTGATCATGGACGAGCCCACCGCCGTCCTGACCACCGAAGAGGTCGAGAAGCTCTTCCGGATCGTCAGGAAGCTGCGCGAGGACGGCGTCGGCATCGTCTTCATCACGCACCACCTGGAGGAGATCGCCGCCCTCGGTGACCGCGTCACCGTCCTGCGCGACGGCCGCAGCGTCGACCAGGTCCCGGCGAACACCCCCGAGGCCGAGCTGGTCCGCCTCATGGTCGGCCGCAGCATCGAGCAGCAGTACCCGCGTGAACGCGCGGGCGCCGGGCAGGCGTTGCTGAAGGTCCGCGGGCTCACCCGGGCCGGCACCTTCCACGACGTCGGCTTCGAGGTGCGGGCGGGCGAGGTCGTCGGCCTCGCGGGGCTCGTCGGCGCCGGCCGCACCGAGGTCGTCCGCGCCGTCTTCGGCGCCGACCCGTACGACTCCGGCACCGTCGAGGTGCAGGGCAGGCGGCTGCGCCCGTACGACGTCAACGCGGCCATGGACGCCGGGATCGGCCTCGTCCCCGAGGACCGCAAGGGCCAGGGCCTGGTGCTCGACGCGACCGTCCAGGAGAACCTGGGCCTGGTCACGCTGGGCCGCGCGAGCCGCGCCGGTTTCGTCGACCGGGCCGGGCAGCGCAAGGCCGCCGACCGGATCTCGAAGCAGCTGAAGGTCCGGATGGCCGGACTGCACCAGCACGTGGGCACCCTGTCCGGTGGCAACCAGCAGAAGGTCGTCATCGGCAAGTGGCTGCTCGCCGACACCAAGGTGCTGATCCTCGACGAGCCGACCCGCGGCATCGACGTGGGCGCCAAGGTCGAGATCTACCAGCTGATCAATCAACTGACCGCTTCCGGTCACGCCGTACTGATGATCTCCAGCGACCTCCCCGAGGTCCTGGGAATGAGCGACCGCGTCCTGGTCATGTCCCAGGGCCGGATCGCGGGCGAACTCGCCGCGCAGGACGCGACGCAGGACGCCGTGATGGCGCTGGCCGTCAGCGCCGCAGCGACAACGAACACCGCAGTAAAGGATGTGGAGGGCTCCCGTGGCCACTGA
- a CDS encoding lacI family transcriptional regulator (DNA binding site [nucleotide binding];~Helix-turn-helix (HTH) DNA binding domain of the LacI family of transcriptional regulators; cd01392;~LacI family transcriptional regulator [Streptomyces avermitilis MA-4680];~Ligand binding domain of the LacI tanscriptional regulator family belonging to the type I periplasmic-binding fold protein superfamily; cd06267;~Transcriptional regulators [Transcription]; COG1609;~dimerization interface [polypeptide binding];~domain linker motif;~identified by MetaGeneAnnotator; putative;~ligand binding site [chemical binding];~transcriptional regulator mediating carbon catabolite repression), protein MASIKDVAAAAGVSVATVSRVLNDHPSVSDDARTRVQAAVETLGYRPNAVARSLRTHETRTLGLVISDVVNPYFAHLARSVEEEARELGYSVIIGNADERPDLQDHHVRTLLDRRIDGLLVSPTDGGSPLMLNAATNGTPMVFVDRWIAGVDVPVVRADGRAAVHDLVAHLHALGHRRLAIIAGPAATTTGSERVESFRAAMSEYGLPLPDAYIGQGDFQAESGRRATERFLDLAEPPEVVFAADNLMALGALDAIRARGLRIPDDIALAAFDDIPWFVHTDPAITVISQPTAELGRAAVRALVDRVEGRAAASVTLPARLVVRRSCGETGEPGEPSAVRSPAARPSPPQRSMS, encoded by the coding sequence ATGGCGAGCATCAAGGATGTCGCCGCCGCGGCGGGCGTATCCGTCGCCACGGTGTCGCGTGTCCTCAACGACCACCCGTCGGTCAGCGACGACGCGCGCACCCGGGTGCAGGCCGCCGTCGAGACGCTCGGCTACCGGCCGAACGCCGTCGCCCGCTCCCTGCGCACCCACGAGACCCGCACCCTCGGCCTGGTCATCAGCGACGTGGTGAACCCGTACTTCGCCCACCTGGCCCGGTCGGTCGAGGAGGAGGCCCGCGAGCTCGGCTACAGCGTGATCATCGGCAACGCCGACGAGCGCCCCGACCTCCAGGACCACCACGTACGCACCCTGCTGGACCGGCGGATCGACGGCCTGCTCGTCTCCCCCACCGACGGCGGCTCCCCGCTCATGCTGAACGCCGCCACGAACGGCACCCCCATGGTGTTCGTCGACCGCTGGATCGCGGGTGTCGACGTCCCCGTCGTCCGCGCCGACGGCCGGGCCGCCGTCCACGACCTCGTCGCCCACCTGCACGCGCTCGGCCACCGCCGGCTCGCGATCATCGCGGGCCCGGCGGCGACCACCACCGGCAGCGAGCGCGTCGAGTCGTTCCGCGCGGCGATGAGCGAGTACGGACTGCCGCTCCCCGACGCGTACATCGGGCAGGGCGACTTCCAGGCGGAGAGCGGACGCCGGGCCACCGAGCGGTTCCTCGACCTGGCCGAGCCGCCCGAGGTGGTGTTCGCCGCCGACAACCTGATGGCGCTCGGCGCGCTGGACGCCATCCGCGCGCGCGGCCTGCGGATCCCCGACGACATCGCGCTCGCCGCGTTCGACGACATCCCCTGGTTCGTGCACACCGACCCCGCGATCACCGTGATCTCCCAGCCGACCGCCGAGCTGGGGCGGGCCGCCGTCCGCGCGCTCGTCGACCGCGTCGAAGGACGGGCCGCCGCGTCCGTCACCCTCCCCGCTCGTCTCGTCGTCCGCCGCTCCTGCGGCGAGACCGGCGAGCCCGGCGAGCCGTCCGCTGTGCGGTCCCCCGCCGCGCGGCCCTCTCCCCCGCAAAGGAGCATGTCGTGA
- a CDS encoding amidase (Amidase; cl11426;~amidase [Amycolatopsis mediterranei U32];~amidase; Provisional;~identified by MetaGeneAnnotator; putative), giving the protein MKKRSLTVLTAALAVAPLLAAGAPGQRASAADGSASPAGPAVVRGVDLDTVTIPELQARMKRGNLTSSELTRAYLRRIEAVDPTIHAVLRVSPTALRQAAASDVRHRLGKTLGPLDGIPVLLKDNVDTRDMPTTAGSFALAGRPPDADAELVGRLRAAGAVILGKANLSEWANFRAEKPTSGWSAVGGQTNNPYVLDRNPCGSSAGSAAALAASLAQVAIGTETDGSIVCPAGMNGVVGHKPSLGLVSQSGVVPISAEQDTAGPMARNVVDTALTLSVLSGQDVTGTGGAFGPADATPRPGSLRGKRIGLWRLPSLGADVDALMTRTAARLRAAGAEVVEVTPPYQDRLAELEFPALLSEFHRDVDAYLKTRRGPRDRPRDLAGLVEFNRTHPAERTCFAGQELFEQALAAPPTTDPGYRAMRAELKDLSRRSIDETMAAHRLDAIASPANPPAWTTDCGRGDDDVIPSSTPAAVAGYPSLSVPTGFVGELPVGLLLMAGDREDAALLSLGAAMEDRLDAWRAPRYLPTLPGATAP; this is encoded by the coding sequence ATGAAGAAGAGAAGCCTCACGGTGCTGACCGCGGCCCTGGCCGTGGCACCCCTGCTGGCGGCGGGCGCGCCGGGGCAGCGCGCCTCGGCCGCCGACGGTTCCGCCTCCCCCGCCGGGCCGGCGGTCGTCCGCGGCGTGGACCTGGACACGGTGACGATCCCCGAATTACAGGCACGCATGAAGCGCGGGAACCTGACCTCGTCGGAGCTGACCCGGGCGTATCTGCGGCGGATCGAGGCCGTCGACCCGACGATCCACGCCGTGCTGCGCGTCAGCCCGACCGCTCTGCGCCAGGCCGCGGCCAGCGATGTCCGGCACCGTCTCGGCAAGACCCTCGGCCCGCTCGACGGCATCCCGGTCCTGCTGAAGGACAACGTGGACACCCGCGACATGCCGACCACGGCCGGGTCGTTCGCGCTCGCGGGGCGCCCGCCGGACGCGGACGCGGAGCTCGTCGGCCGGCTGCGCGCGGCGGGGGCGGTGATCCTCGGCAAGGCCAATCTGTCGGAGTGGGCCAACTTCCGTGCGGAGAAGCCGACTTCCGGCTGGTCGGCGGTGGGCGGGCAGACGAACAACCCGTACGTCCTGGACCGCAACCCGTGCGGCTCGTCCGCCGGTTCGGCGGCGGCGCTCGCCGCGTCGCTGGCGCAGGTGGCGATCGGCACGGAGACGGACGGGTCCATCGTGTGCCCGGCCGGGATGAACGGGGTCGTCGGCCACAAGCCCAGCCTCGGGCTCGTCAGCCAGTCCGGCGTCGTCCCGATCTCCGCCGAGCAGGACACGGCCGGCCCCATGGCGCGCAACGTCGTGGACACCGCGCTCACCCTGTCGGTCCTCAGCGGCCAGGACGTCACGGGCACCGGCGGCGCCTTCGGCCCCGCGGACGCGACGCCGCGCCCCGGCAGCCTGCGCGGCAAGCGGATCGGGCTGTGGCGGCTTCCCTCGCTCGGCGCGGACGTGGACGCCCTGATGACCCGGACGGCGGCACGGCTGCGCGCGGCCGGGGCCGAGGTCGTCGAGGTGACGCCGCCGTATCAGGACCGGCTCGCGGAGCTGGAGTTCCCGGCTCTGCTGAGCGAGTTCCACCGGGACGTCGACGCCTATCTGAAGACGCGTCGGGGTCCGCGCGACCGGCCGCGTGATCTGGCCGGCCTGGTCGAGTTCAACCGTACACATCCGGCCGAGCGGACCTGTTTCGCGGGTCAGGAGCTGTTCGAGCAGGCCCTGGCCGCGCCGCCGACCACGGATCCGGGCTACCGGGCCATGCGCGCGGAGCTGAAGGACCTGTCCCGGCGGTCCATCGACGAGACGATGGCCGCGCACCGCCTGGACGCCATCGCCTCCCCGGCGAACCCGCCCGCCTGGACGACCGACTGCGGGCGGGGCGACGACGACGTGATCCCGTCCTCCACCCCGGCCGCCGTCGCCGGGTACCCGTCGCTGTCCGTGCCCACCGGGTTCGTCGGCGAGCTGCCGGTCGGTCTGCTCCTGATGGCGGGCGACCGCGAGGACGCGGCCCTGCTGTCGCTGGGCGCGGCGATGGAGGACCGGCTGGACGCGTGGCGGGCGCCGCGCTACCTGCCGACGTTGCCGGGCGCCACCGCTCCATAA
- a CDS encoding hypothetical protein (identified by MetaGeneAnnotator; putative;~sequence version:1) encodes MSGGGAGRRRRVRLWAALLGLVAAVLVGTGAPASGQGDWDCLGGPETRIGYLFEAEGSGSAPYDIVQVDYTTGAATVVGGTPVPVDGVGFNTYDGFHYAVTGGNTIVRIDSSGNTTTVGSAAGSVYTSGDFDTSGHLWLMGNILPGAWAEIDLVPGSPTYGQTLATGTVTYPGNQYRALGDWTWMTGPAGTGLYGVADMVGQRLPTILFFNTVTRAFTVVGEVSGMPVGIGGVDTRGSFTDGTFLYVYTFTSGAVYRIDYGTRVATQLPQSPGAIMFGDGAQCAAAHSGSGTAPTVICPATTLAPGASVTCEATYVVTAADAQAGEVTNTAKATADNPSGTEVSSAPASAIFTTHAPPTSSLSLRKSVTPTSVTLGDQVTYTYVATNTGETSLSGLSVADTAFSGTGTPPDVSCPATTLAPGASVTCTATYTVTEADARAGQITNTAKATAQDPSGADVASGPASAVVITKETPPAASLGLKKSVSPEKAGAGDEVTSDPASAVLVTKGTRPPADSLKLKKTAEVTDTNHNGRNDPGDIVTWTLTVTNTGSGTLHDIEVADPVAGPVTCPSTPLQPGASMICAAPPYTLREEDAKRGHLTNTAVARGVDDSGEVITSRKARVTIPVQRGHGPKPPPYGGY; translated from the coding sequence ATGTCCGGTGGCGGGGCCGGACGGCGTCGGCGGGTCCGGCTCTGGGCGGCGCTGCTCGGGCTGGTGGCCGCCGTGCTCGTCGGTACGGGGGCGCCCGCGTCGGGCCAGGGCGACTGGGACTGCCTCGGCGGCCCCGAGACCCGGATCGGCTACCTCTTCGAGGCCGAAGGCTCGGGCTCCGCCCCGTACGACATCGTGCAGGTCGACTACACCACCGGCGCCGCGACGGTGGTGGGCGGCACCCCGGTCCCCGTGGACGGGGTCGGCTTCAACACCTACGACGGCTTCCACTACGCCGTGACCGGCGGCAACACGATCGTCCGGATCGACAGCTCCGGCAACACCACCACGGTCGGATCCGCCGCCGGCAGCGTCTACACCAGCGGCGACTTCGACACGTCCGGCCATCTGTGGCTGATGGGCAACATCCTCCCCGGCGCCTGGGCGGAGATCGACCTGGTGCCGGGATCGCCGACGTACGGACAGACGCTCGCCACCGGAACCGTCACCTACCCGGGCAACCAGTACCGCGCCCTCGGCGACTGGACCTGGATGACCGGCCCCGCGGGCACCGGCCTGTACGGCGTCGCGGACATGGTGGGCCAGCGCCTCCCGACCATCCTGTTCTTCAACACCGTGACGCGCGCCTTCACCGTCGTCGGCGAGGTGAGCGGGATGCCCGTCGGGATCGGCGGCGTCGACACCCGGGGCAGCTTCACGGACGGCACGTTCCTGTACGTGTACACGTTCACCTCCGGCGCGGTCTACCGCATCGACTACGGCACCCGCGTCGCCACCCAGCTCCCGCAGAGCCCGGGCGCGATCATGTTCGGCGACGGCGCCCAGTGCGCCGCCGCGCACTCCGGCTCCGGCACCGCGCCGACGGTGATCTGCCCGGCGACCACGCTGGCTCCGGGAGCCTCGGTGACGTGTGAGGCGACGTATGTGGTCACCGCAGCCGATGCGCAGGCGGGCGAGGTCACCAACACGGCGAAGGCCACCGCCGACAACCCGTCCGGCACGGAGGTGAGCTCGGCTCCGGCGAGTGCGATCTTCACGACCCACGCCCCGCCGACGTCGTCGCTGAGCCTGAGGAAGTCGGTCACGCCGACCAGCGTCACCCTCGGGGACCAGGTCACGTACACCTACGTGGCCACGAACACCGGGGAGACCTCGCTGTCGGGTCTGTCGGTGGCGGACACCGCGTTCTCCGGTACGGGCACCCCGCCGGACGTGTCCTGCCCGGCGACCACGCTCGCCCCGGGCGCGTCGGTGACGTGCACGGCGACGTACACCGTCACCGAGGCCGACGCCCGGGCCGGACAGATCACCAACACCGCGAAGGCGACCGCCCAGGACCCCTCCGGGGCCGATGTCGCCTCGGGCCCCGCCAGCGCCGTCGTGATCACCAAGGAGACGCCTCCGGCCGCCTCGCTCGGTCTGAAGAAGTCGGTGTCGCCGGAGAAGGCCGGCGCGGGTGACGAGGTCACCTCGGATCCCGCGAGCGCCGTCCTGGTCACCAAGGGGACGCGGCCGCCAGCCGACTCGCTCAAGCTGAAGAAGACCGCGGAGGTCACCGACACCAACCACAACGGACGCAACGACCCGGGCGACATCGTCACCTGGACGCTGACCGTCACCAACACGGGCAGCGGCACCCTGCACGACATCGAGGTCGCGGATCCGGTCGCCGGCCCGGTGACCTGCCCGTCCACGCCCCTCCAGCCGGGCGCCTCGATGATCTGCGCCGCGCCGCCGTACACCCTCCGGGAGGAGGACGCGAAGCGCGGCCACCTCACCAACACCGCCGTCGCGCGCGGCGTCGACGACTCCGGTGAGGTCATCACCTCACGGAAGGCGCGGGTCACGATCCCCGTCCAGCGCGGGCACGGCCCCAAGCCCCCTCCGTACGGGGGCTACTGA
- a CDS encoding cellulase B precursor (Cellulose binding domain; pfam00553;~Glycosyl hydrolase family 12; cl03302;~cellulase B precursor [Streptomyces scabiei 87.22];~identified by MetaGeneAnnotator; putative), whose translation MALMAIGALITTTAPAQADTTICEQFGSTTIQGRYVVQNNRWGTAAAQCVSATSTGFKVTQADGAVATNGAPKSYPSVFNGCHYTNCSPGTNLPARLGTISSAPSSISYTYVSGAVYDAAYDIWLDPEPKKDGVNRTEIMIWFNKVGPIQPVGAQVGTATVGGRSWQLWSGNNGGNDVLSFVAPSAIDSWSFDVMDFVRATVTRGMAQNNWYLTSVQAGFEPWENGAGLAVNSFSSTVNTGGSGPGPGTPAACKVAYATNVWPGGFTANVTVTNTGSTAVDNWKLGFTLPSGQSVTSAWNATVAPSSGAVTASPVSHNARIAPGGSQTFGFQGTYTGTFAQPADFTLNGSACTTA comes from the coding sequence ATGGCCCTGATGGCCATCGGCGCGCTGATCACCACGACGGCGCCGGCGCAGGCCGACACGACGATCTGCGAGCAGTTCGGCTCCACCACGATCCAGGGACGTTACGTCGTCCAGAACAACCGCTGGGGCACCGCGGCCGCCCAGTGCGTCAGCGCCACCAGCACCGGCTTCAAGGTCACCCAGGCCGACGGCGCGGTCGCGACCAACGGCGCGCCGAAGTCGTACCCCTCGGTCTTCAACGGCTGCCACTACACCAACTGCTCGCCGGGCACGAACCTCCCGGCGCGGCTCGGCACCATCTCCAGCGCGCCCAGCAGCATCTCGTACACCTACGTCTCCGGCGCCGTGTACGACGCGGCGTACGACATCTGGCTGGACCCGGAGCCGAAGAAGGACGGCGTGAACCGGACCGAGATCATGATCTGGTTCAACAAGGTCGGACCGATCCAGCCGGTGGGCGCGCAGGTCGGCACGGCCACCGTGGGCGGGCGCAGCTGGCAGCTGTGGTCGGGCAACAACGGCGGCAACGACGTGCTGTCCTTCGTCGCCCCGTCGGCGATCGACAGCTGGAGCTTCGACGTCATGGACTTCGTCCGGGCGACCGTGACGCGCGGGATGGCCCAGAACAACTGGTACCTGACCAGTGTCCAGGCCGGCTTCGAGCCCTGGGAGAACGGCGCGGGGCTCGCGGTGAACTCCTTCTCCTCGACCGTGAACACCGGCGGCTCCGGCCCCGGCCCGGGCACCCCGGCGGCCTGCAAGGTGGCCTATGCCACGAACGTGTGGCCGGGCGGCTTCACCGCGAACGTCACCGTCACCAACACCGGCTCGACGGCCGTCGACAACTGGAAGCTCGGGTTCACCCTGCCCTCCGGCCAGAGCGTCACCAGCGCCTGGAACGCCACCGTCGCCCCGTCCTCGGGCGCCGTCACGGCGAGCCCGGTGAGCCACAACGCGCGGATCGCCCCGGGAGGCAGCCAGACGTTCGGCTTCCAGGGCACGTACACGGGCACCTTCGCCCAGCCCGCCGACTTCACCCTGAACGGCTCCGCCTGCACGACCGCGTGA
- a CDS encoding cytosine/purine/uracil/thiamine/allantoin permease family protein (Cytosine or purine or uracil or thiamine or allantoin permease family protein [Streptomyces venezuelae ATCC10712];~Na binding site [ion binding];~Permease for cytosine/purines, uracil, thiamine, allantoin; pfam02133;~identified by MetaGeneAnnotator; putative;~putative substrate binding site [chemical binding];~uncharacterized nucleobase-cation-symport-1 (NCS1) transporter subfamily, YbbW-like; solute-binding domain; cd11485), with amino-acid sequence MTATSPSGRPAGPAARTSARTGATADGRVELPPDAVPADPRFVNGDLLPVPLAGRRWTTYNFAALWVGMAHNIPSWLLASGLVALGMDWLQAVLTIALANVIVLLPMLLTGHAGPKYGIPFPVLARASFGLRGANLPALVRAGVACAWFGIQTWIGGQGIFVLLDKVFGGHWGDVGRIAGQPWTLWLCFVLFWALELAIIHRGMDALRRFESWAAPFVIVGALVLLAWVTVKAGGLGPLLDQPSALGWGPGFWRVFFPALMGMIAFWATLSLNIPDFTRFGAGQRAQAWGQALGLPTTMTLFALLSVLVTSGSQAVYGAPVWDPVALAAKTDSVFGLLFALVTVLVATISVNIAANVVSPAYDLAHLAPKRVDFRRGALITGIVGVLIMPWKLTSTPELYIFTWLGLVGGLLGTVAGILIADYWLVRRTVLDLAGLYRVDGPYWYRGGWNPAAVLAFLVGGVLAVGGSHSAPGAGPFPEDGLIPFLKPLADYGWAVGLVASMLIHTACMARRTRADHAPRTGG; translated from the coding sequence ATGACCGCCACCTCACCCTCCGGCAGACCCGCCGGCCCCGCCGCCCGCACATCCGCCCGTACCGGTGCCACCGCCGACGGCCGCGTCGAACTCCCGCCGGACGCCGTCCCCGCCGACCCCCGCTTCGTCAACGGCGACCTGCTGCCCGTGCCGCTTGCCGGACGCCGCTGGACCACGTACAACTTCGCCGCCCTCTGGGTCGGCATGGCCCACAACATCCCGTCCTGGCTGCTCGCCTCCGGCCTCGTCGCCCTCGGCATGGACTGGCTCCAGGCCGTCCTCACCATCGCGCTGGCCAATGTCATCGTGCTGCTGCCGATGCTGCTCACCGGGCACGCCGGACCGAAGTACGGCATCCCGTTCCCGGTCCTCGCCCGCGCCTCCTTCGGTCTGCGCGGCGCCAACCTGCCCGCGCTGGTACGCGCCGGGGTCGCGTGCGCCTGGTTCGGCATCCAGACCTGGATCGGCGGCCAGGGCATCTTCGTCCTGCTCGACAAGGTCTTCGGCGGCCACTGGGGCGACGTCGGCCGCATCGCCGGCCAGCCGTGGACGCTGTGGCTCTGCTTCGTCCTGTTCTGGGCCCTCGAACTCGCCATCATCCACCGGGGCATGGACGCCCTGCGCCGCTTCGAGAGCTGGGCCGCGCCCTTCGTCATCGTCGGCGCCCTCGTCCTGCTCGCCTGGGTCACCGTCAAGGCGGGCGGCCTCGGCCCCCTCCTCGATCAGCCGTCCGCCCTCGGCTGGGGTCCCGGCTTCTGGCGCGTCTTCTTCCCCGCCCTCATGGGCATGATCGCCTTCTGGGCCACCCTCAGCCTCAACATCCCCGACTTCACCCGCTTCGGCGCCGGCCAGCGCGCCCAGGCGTGGGGTCAGGCCCTTGGGCTTCCTACCACCATGACCTTGTTCGCCCTGCTGTCCGTGCTCGTCACGTCCGGTTCGCAGGCCGTGTACGGGGCGCCGGTCTGGGACCCGGTCGCGCTCGCCGCCAAGACCGACAGCGTCTTCGGACTGCTCTTCGCCCTGGTGACGGTCCTGGTCGCGACCATCTCGGTGAACATCGCGGCGAACGTCGTCTCGCCCGCGTACGACCTCGCCCATCTCGCCCCGAAGCGCGTCGACTTCCGCCGGGGCGCGCTGATCACCGGGATCGTCGGCGTCCTCATCATGCCGTGGAAGCTCACCTCCACGCCCGAGCTGTACATCTTCACCTGGCTCGGACTGGTCGGCGGGCTGCTCGGCACGGTCGCCGGCATCCTCATCGCCGACTACTGGCTGGTCCGCCGCACCGTCCTCGACCTCGCGGGTCTCTACCGGGTCGACGGCCCCTACTGGTACCGGGGCGGCTGGAACCCGGCGGCCGTGCTCGCCTTCCTCGTCGGCGGCGTGCTCGCGGTCGGCGGGTCGCACTCGGCGCCCGGCGCCGGACCGTTCCCCGAGGACGGCCTGATCCCGTTCCTCAAGCCGCTCGCCGACTACGGATGGGCGGTCGGACTCGTCGCCTCGATGCTGATCCACACCGCCTGCATGGCCCGGCGTACCCGCGCCGACCACGCCCCTCGCACGGGCGGGTGA